The Tenrec ecaudatus isolate mTenEca1 chromosome 7, mTenEca1.hap1, whole genome shotgun sequence genome window below encodes:
- the CNPY3 gene encoding protein canopy homolog 3 isoform X1 produces MESSPERAPPPRRLVPPPPLLLLLLLLLPSSAPLGPGRAAAEETDWVRLPSKCEVCKYVAVELKSAFEETGKTKEVIDTGYGALDRKTSGVKYTKSDLRLIEVTETICKRLLDYSLHKERTGSNRFAKGMSETFETLHNLVHKGVKVVMDIPYELWNETSAEVADLKKQCDVLVEEFEEVIEDWYRNHQEEDLTVFLCANHVLKGKDTSCLAEQWSGKKGDTAALGGKKPKKKGSKAKASGSRSGSNKQRKALGGLEGDPSPEEDEGIQKASPLTHSPPDEL; encoded by the exons ATGGAGTCGTCGCCCGAGCGCgcgcccccgccccgccgcctcgtcccgccgccgccgctcctgctgctgctgctgctgctgctgccgtcgAGCGCGCCGCTGGGCCCGGGCCGGGCCGCGGCCGAGGAGACCGACTGGGTGCGACTGCCCAGCAAATGCGAAG TGTGTAAGTACGTGGCTGTGGAGCTGAAGTCGGCCTTTGAGGAAACAGGCAAGACCAAGGAAGTGATTGACACAGGCTACGGTGCCCTGGACCGGAAGACCTCTGGAGTCAAGTACACCAAATC GGATCTGCGATTGATTGAAGTCACGGAGACCATCTGTAAAAGACTCCTGGACTACAGCCTGCACAAGGAGAGGACGGGCAGCAACCGCTTTGCCAAG GGCATGTCAGAGACCTTCGAGACGCTGCACAACCTGGTTCACAAAGGCGTCAAGGTGGTGATGGACATCCCCTACGAGCTGTGGAATGAGACCTCCGCGGAGGTGGCCGACCTCAAGAAGCAG TGTGACGTTCTGGTGGAGGAGTTCGAGGAGGTGATCGAGGACTGGTACCGGAACCACCAGGAGGAGGACCTGACGGTGTTCCTCTGTGCCAACCATGTGCTCAAGGGGAAGGACACCA gctgCCTGGCAGAGCAGTGGTCCGGCAAGAAAGGGGACACAGCCGCCCTAGGCGGGAAGAAGCCCAAGAAGAAGGGCAGCAAGGCCAAGGCCTCTGGAAGCCGGAGCGGCAGCAACAAACAGAGGAAGGCACTGGGTGGCCTTGAGGGAGACCCCAGCCCGGAAGAGGACGAGGGCATCCAGAAGGCATCCCCCCTCACACACAGCCCTCCGGATGAGCTCTGA
- the CNPY3 gene encoding protein canopy homolog 3 isoform X2 has product MESSPERAPPPRRLVPPPPLLLLLLLLLPSSAPLGPGRAAAEETDWVRLPSKCEVCKYVAVELKSAFEETGKTKEVIDTGYGALDRKTSGVKYTKSDLRLIEVTETICKRLLDYSLHKERTGSNRFAKGMSETFETLHNLVHKGVKVVMDIPYELWNETSAEVADLKKQCDVLVEEFEEVIEDWYRNHQEEDLTVFLCANHVLKGKDTREKSTTFPATSQLPELLPSVCHGKQNSCRTGLFSWLRPTAFH; this is encoded by the exons ATGGAGTCGTCGCCCGAGCGCgcgcccccgccccgccgcctcgtcccgccgccgccgctcctgctgctgctgctgctgctgctgccgtcgAGCGCGCCGCTGGGCCCGGGCCGGGCCGCGGCCGAGGAGACCGACTGGGTGCGACTGCCCAGCAAATGCGAAG TGTGTAAGTACGTGGCTGTGGAGCTGAAGTCGGCCTTTGAGGAAACAGGCAAGACCAAGGAAGTGATTGACACAGGCTACGGTGCCCTGGACCGGAAGACCTCTGGAGTCAAGTACACCAAATC GGATCTGCGATTGATTGAAGTCACGGAGACCATCTGTAAAAGACTCCTGGACTACAGCCTGCACAAGGAGAGGACGGGCAGCAACCGCTTTGCCAAG GGCATGTCAGAGACCTTCGAGACGCTGCACAACCTGGTTCACAAAGGCGTCAAGGTGGTGATGGACATCCCCTACGAGCTGTGGAATGAGACCTCCGCGGAGGTGGCCGACCTCAAGAAGCAG TGTGACGTTCTGGTGGAGGAGTTCGAGGAGGTGATCGAGGACTGGTACCGGAACCACCAGGAGGAGGACCTGACGGTGTTCCTCTGTGCCAACCATGTGCTCAAGGGGAAGGACACCA GAGAAAAGTCAACCACATTTCCCGCCACGTCACAGCTGCCAGAACTCCTTCCCAGTGTCTGCCACGGGAAACAGAATTCATGCAGAACCGGTCTGTTCTCTTGGCTCCGACCTACAGCCTTCCATTGA